Proteins encoded by one window of Paraburkholderia sprentiae WSM5005:
- the tssK gene encoding type VI secretion system baseplate subunit TssK: protein MSWYSKVVWSEGLFLRPQLFQQQERYFESFAHRRSAPLSPFFWGFGRYEIDQESLAFGKLVFKSGLGVFPDGTPFDVPGLTPPPPPLTIGPEHQDQVIYLAVPLRLPNTEETAFTEQSGSLARHHAYDTELRDSNAIGQGPKPVQLSNLRLRLLPEKELTQSWIGLGLTRVKALHADGAVSLHSTDHIPPVTGYAANPLLREWAMRLHGLARLRADALAARLSGTDGRTGAAAEVADYLLLQVLNRYEPLLEHICQLEETAPVNLYRELALFAGELSTFVRPQTRRPRPAPGYDHAQLYRSIRPLVEEVHYLLNQVLIRGAQPIPLTEQAHGIRTAAMLPNELTGYSNLVLAVGAQMPSELLQQQFLAQTKISHPQRLPELIRSHLPGLTMAALPVPPRQIPFNSGFIYFELSRTGPFWEQIARHGGLAMHIAGHFPELKLELWGVRQK from the coding sequence ATGAGTTGGTATAGCAAGGTTGTTTGGAGCGAGGGACTCTTCCTGCGTCCGCAGTTGTTTCAGCAGCAGGAGCGGTATTTCGAGTCGTTCGCGCATCGTCGGAGCGCGCCGCTGAGCCCATTTTTCTGGGGCTTCGGCCGCTATGAAATCGATCAGGAATCGCTCGCGTTCGGCAAGCTGGTGTTCAAGAGCGGACTCGGCGTGTTTCCTGACGGCACGCCGTTCGACGTGCCGGGCCTGACGCCGCCCCCGCCACCGCTGACGATCGGACCCGAGCATCAGGACCAGGTGATTTACCTGGCCGTCCCGCTTCGCTTGCCCAACACCGAGGAAACCGCCTTCACCGAACAGAGCGGTTCACTGGCCCGTCACCATGCGTACGACACGGAACTGCGCGACAGCAATGCGATCGGCCAAGGTCCGAAGCCCGTCCAACTGTCAAATCTGCGCTTGCGGCTATTGCCGGAGAAAGAGCTTACGCAGTCGTGGATCGGCCTTGGGCTGACGCGGGTGAAGGCGCTGCACGCCGATGGCGCCGTGTCGCTGCACAGTACCGACCATATTCCTCCGGTGACCGGTTACGCCGCGAATCCTTTGCTGCGTGAATGGGCGATGCGGCTGCACGGCCTCGCGCGATTACGCGCCGACGCGCTCGCGGCCCGTCTGTCAGGTACCGATGGCCGTACGGGTGCGGCGGCCGAAGTGGCCGACTATCTGCTGCTCCAGGTACTCAATCGCTACGAGCCGCTGCTCGAGCATATTTGCCAACTCGAAGAGACTGCGCCGGTGAACCTGTATCGCGAGCTCGCGCTTTTCGCCGGCGAGCTTTCGACCTTCGTGCGTCCGCAAACGCGGCGTCCGCGACCGGCTCCGGGTTATGACCATGCGCAGCTCTACCGCAGTATCAGGCCGCTCGTCGAGGAGGTTCACTATCTGTTGAACCAGGTATTGATTCGCGGTGCGCAGCCCATTCCGCTTACTGAGCAGGCGCACGGCATCCGTACGGCCGCGATGCTGCCGAACGAATTGACAGGCTATTCGAACCTCGTGCTCGCGGTGGGCGCGCAGATGCCTTCCGAATTGCTGCAGCAGCAGTTCCTTGCCCAAACCAAGATCAGTCATCCCCAGCGCTTGCCGGAATTGATCCGTTCGCACCTGCCGGGTCTGACGATGGCGGCGCTGCCGGTTCCGCCGCGCCAGATTCCGTTCAACTCGGGCTTCATCTACTTCGAACTGTCGCGGACCGGACCGTTTTGGGAACAGATTGCGCGCC